In the Shewanella sp. OMA3-2 genome, one interval contains:
- the hslV gene encoding ATP-dependent protease subunit HslV, with translation MTTIVSVRRNNQVVIAGDGQVSLGNTVMKGNARKVRRLYHNKVLAGFAGGTADAFTLFERFETKLEMHQGHLLKSAVELAKDWRTDKMLRKLEAMLVVADEKESLIITGNGDVVQPEYDLIAIGSGGNYAHASALALLQNTELSAQDIAEKSLTIAGDICVFTNQFKTIEKLDY, from the coding sequence GTGACTACAATCGTATCTGTTCGCCGCAATAACCAAGTTGTCATCGCAGGTGACGGCCAAGTTTCCTTAGGCAATACTGTAATGAAAGGTAATGCGCGTAAAGTGCGTCGTCTGTATCACAATAAAGTGCTGGCGGGTTTTGCTGGCGGCACCGCCGATGCATTCACCTTATTTGAGCGCTTTGAAACCAAGCTAGAAATGCATCAAGGCCACTTGCTTAAGTCTGCTGTCGAGTTAGCCAAAGATTGGCGTACCGACAAAATGCTGCGTAAATTAGAAGCCATGCTAGTGGTAGCCGATGAAAAAGAGTCATTAATCATCACAGGTAACGGCGATGTGGTGCAACCAGAATATGATTTAATTGCCATTGGCTCAGGCGGCAACTATGCCCACGCATCAGCACTTGCCCTATTACAGAATACCGAATTAAGCGCGCAAGACATCGCAGAAAAATCACTGACCATTGCTGGTGATATTTGTGTATTCACCAACCAATTCAAAACTATCGAAAAGCTAGATTACTAA
- the argS gene encoding arginine--tRNA ligase, whose amino-acid sequence MKSHIESLLQQTIASFIEQGIVPADFQARIQVDRTKDKSHGDLASNLAMMLTKVIGKPPRDVAQLIIDTLPKSSHVAKVEIAGPGFINFFIDDNALANQLQQALNDTHLGVKLPAKQTIVVDYSSPNLAKEMHVGHLRSTIIGDSVVRALEFLGHNVIRQNHVGDWGTQFGMLLAYMEELRAANGEQATLELSDLEIFYRAAKVRFDESTDFATRARQLVVKLQSGDEYCNKLWREFNDISLSHCLEVYQRLGVSLTRNDVHGESAYNADLDQVVADLDSQGLLTESNGAKVVFQNEFKTKEGEPLPVIIKKADGGYLYATTDLAAMRYRSSVLKADRALYFVDLRQALHFQQVFKLARLAKFVRPEMTLEHTGFGTMNGEDGRPFKTRSGGVVKLVDLLDEANVRALELVRSKNPDMDQATLTEIARVVGISAVKYADLSKNRTSDYIFSFEQMLSFEGNTAPYLLYAYTRVAGIFKRADDIDLSQAKVVLEHEKEKDLGTKLAQFNEVLTRMTDKGQPHVLCAYLYELASEFSSFYEACPVLAADTDSQKQSRLLLAQLTANTLKTGLSLLGIETLERM is encoded by the coding sequence ATGAAATCACATATTGAATCTTTACTACAACAAACCATCGCCTCGTTTATAGAACAAGGTATTGTACCTGCTGATTTTCAAGCCCGTATTCAGGTGGATCGCACTAAAGATAAAAGCCATGGTGATCTGGCCAGCAACTTAGCAATGATGCTCACTAAAGTTATCGGCAAACCGCCTCGTGACGTAGCACAACTGATTATTGATACTCTGCCGAAATCATCTCATGTGGCAAAAGTGGAAATAGCAGGCCCAGGGTTTATTAACTTTTTTATTGATGACAATGCACTGGCGAATCAATTACAGCAAGCACTTAATGACACCCATTTAGGGGTAAAGCTGCCGGCCAAACAAACTATTGTTGTCGATTACTCCTCACCTAATTTAGCCAAAGAAATGCACGTAGGTCATCTGCGCTCAACCATTATTGGTGACAGTGTGGTGCGCGCATTGGAATTTTTAGGCCATAACGTTATTCGTCAAAACCATGTTGGCGACTGGGGCACCCAGTTCGGCATGCTATTAGCGTATATGGAAGAACTTCGTGCCGCCAACGGCGAACAAGCAACATTAGAATTATCCGACTTAGAAATTTTCTACCGTGCTGCCAAAGTCCGTTTTGATGAATCGACAGATTTTGCCACCCGCGCCCGCCAATTAGTGGTTAAGCTGCAATCAGGCGATGAATATTGTAATAAGCTATGGCGTGAGTTTAATGATATTTCATTAAGCCATTGTTTAGAGGTATACCAACGTTTAGGCGTAAGCTTAACCCGTAACGACGTACACGGTGAAAGTGCTTACAATGCTGATTTAGACCAAGTGGTTGCCGATTTAGATAGCCAGGGTTTATTGACCGAAAGTAATGGCGCTAAAGTTGTTTTTCAAAATGAATTCAAAACAAAAGAAGGTGAGCCACTGCCGGTTATTATTAAAAAAGCCGATGGCGGTTACCTGTATGCCACCACAGATTTAGCTGCAATGCGCTATCGTTCAAGTGTATTAAAAGCTGATCGCGCCCTCTATTTTGTTGATTTACGTCAAGCTCTTCACTTTCAACAAGTGTTCAAACTTGCTCGTTTAGCCAAATTCGTTCGCCCTGAAATGACCTTAGAGCACACAGGTTTTGGCACCATGAACGGTGAAGATGGTCGTCCATTTAAAACCCGTAGCGGCGGCGTGGTTAAATTAGTCGACTTACTTGATGAAGCCAACGTACGCGCCCTTGAGTTAGTGCGCAGCAAAAATCCAGACATGGACCAAGCCACATTAACTGAAATCGCTCGCGTGGTTGGAATTAGCGCGGTTAAATACGCTGATTTATCTAAAAACAGAACCAGTGATTACATCTTTAGCTTTGAGCAAATGTTAAGTTTTGAAGGTAATACAGCGCCTTACTTACTATACGCTTACACCCGTGTAGCGGGTATTTTTAAACGCGCTGACGACATAGACCTAAGCCAAGCTAAAGTTGTATTAGAGCATGAAAAAGAAAAAGATTTAGGTACCAAACTTGCCCAGTTTAATGAAGTACTAACACGCATGACAGACAAAGGTCAGCCACATGTGTTATGTGCTTATTTGTATGAATTAGCAAGCGAGTTTTCTAGCTTTTATGAAGCTTGCCCTGTACTTGCTGCAGACACAGATTCACAAAAACAAAGCCGCTTACTGTTAGCACAATTAACCGCTAACACCTTAAAAACAGGTTTGTCGTTATTAGGCATTGAAACCTTAGAGCGCATGTAA
- a CDS encoding FimV/HubP family polar landmark protein: protein MNMMELISKFLLVVVLTYSQVLSAQVSHISINSRQFELDQPPVLKVNFIDKHIDLSLYQFAIKQTQDQHSVMQVLTAETVNPYLLHVQGDKEVTDTDAELVVSKLQNNHWTVIMTLALFDAPISNKSATLMPTGIVPTKDNQTATAAKNSTAVIAHSVSSTPIKPVSVNTLQTQPYVAANCTIERNNSDTLWKIANRYKEQWSTSVYGAMLAIFESNLIAFSKQRIHLLLKDVPLTCPSNAVLTEYNDKSADRRVFEVIEARHLAL, encoded by the coding sequence ATGAATATGATGGAGTTGATAAGTAAATTCCTGCTAGTTGTAGTGCTGACATATAGCCAAGTGCTATCTGCACAAGTATCACATATAAGTATTAATAGTCGTCAATTTGAACTAGATCAGCCGCCTGTATTAAAGGTTAACTTTATCGATAAACATATTGATTTATCTTTATATCAGTTTGCTATCAAACAAACACAAGACCAACATAGTGTGATGCAGGTGTTGACGGCTGAAACCGTGAATCCTTATTTGTTGCATGTTCAAGGGGATAAAGAGGTTACAGATACAGATGCTGAGTTAGTTGTGTCAAAGTTACAAAATAATCATTGGACTGTCATCATGACATTGGCCTTATTTGATGCACCTATTTCAAATAAAAGTGCGACCTTAATGCCAACAGGTATAGTACCTACTAAGGATAATCAAACTGCTACAGCAGCTAAAAATAGCACAGCAGTAATTGCTCACTCAGTTTCATCCACTCCCATTAAGCCTGTTTCAGTCAATACGCTACAAACTCAGCCTTATGTTGCGGCGAACTGCACCATAGAGCGTAATAATAGTGATACCCTGTGGAAAATAGCGAACCGTTACAAAGAGCAGTGGAGTACCAGTGTATATGGAGCAATGCTGGCAATATTTGAATCGAATTTGATCGCATTCTCTAAACAACGGATTCACTTATTGTTAAAGGATGTACCATTAACTTGCCCATCGAATGCAGTTTTGACGGAATATAATGATAAGTCCGCCGATCGTCGAGTATTTGAAGTGATTGAAGCCAGGCATCTAGCTCTATAG
- a CDS encoding SPOR domain-containing protein, which translates to MSRDYANRKPKPVAKAAKNTRASKRKDARTMPIIPWLLAIVLVSGFGYFLWTINGSSATGSSTTNKADKPMTKPAAAKKDPNELPPKPQEEWTYLEELENKQVEVDVPNSGVVSSGLYQMQCGSFRQESQANEMKARIAFMGMEALVKRSEGANGIWYRVVLGPFESKRDGERGRHKMQKGGINTCQIWLWQ; encoded by the coding sequence ATGAGCCGAGATTACGCTAACCGTAAACCTAAACCTGTGGCAAAAGCAGCTAAAAACACGCGGGCCTCAAAACGCAAAGACGCACGCACTATGCCAATCATCCCATGGTTATTGGCAATAGTATTAGTTTCCGGTTTTGGCTATTTTTTATGGACGATTAATGGCAGCTCTGCAACAGGCTCGTCAACGACTAATAAAGCTGACAAGCCAATGACTAAACCGGCTGCAGCAAAAAAAGATCCTAATGAACTGCCGCCTAAACCTCAAGAGGAATGGACCTATCTTGAAGAGTTAGAGAACAAACAGGTGGAGGTTGACGTACCAAACTCTGGGGTGGTGTCTAGCGGACTATATCAAATGCAATGTGGCTCATTCCGTCAAGAAAGCCAAGCAAATGAGATGAAGGCGCGTATTGCCTTTATGGGTATGGAAGCACTCGTTAAGCGTTCAGAAGGCGCTAACGGAATTTGGTATCGAGTCGTTTTAGGGCCTTTTGAAAGCAAACGTGATGGTGAGCGCGGTCGTCATAAAATGCAAAAAGGCGGCATAAATACCTGCCAAATTTGGTTATGGCAATAA
- the csrD gene encoding RNase E specificity factor CsrD: MKLTQILTKKLTSFWLVSLAAVAFVFLLCALMSFIQLTYRFQQSKVTELESMIVAHYQQHGERQLDTWLPVVLKAYHAQRFHLNVADKVLFTYQTDVRSISHSNLTLYQHVIDADSGLSMTLAVPPPFSAYQLGWYETLILLIGLGAIGVFVRYGLKWIGHELEGVEQLALRSKLILDGDIKAAKSQATNGRPRLINRAISRLLDELDDAKQERGRLDQFIRANTFLDPITNIGNRLYLENRLDALSHDNKMVAHGVIFLLEFNDDALMDVKADIEADRIFLTQIVATISPLINEHSDVIFARKTPLQFIIVIPQLSLDEADLLADRLLRNCLLVKHHHIVNHDNYLHFGGAFYKTGEQPLLIIEEAEMALRAAQLQRINTWFMYDKGAVDQEIAKGSVRWRSFLENALVNKRFVVLTQPVVDSDDIPLHYEVFSRVRDNKNNEVRATLFIPMANKCGLMPQVERQVIEKVLFGLMQNNTLTYSVNLSMDTLTSRAFIRWIQSTLLEHRPLAARLIFEVSEDIFIKYQQHPQLAKTLTMLSKMGAKLSVDHVGRQVVGTQYIQNQDFDFVKLDRSIIRQVHERPENQLYIRSLIGGLLRSKAQVIAEGVEMFEEWQTLKILGVSAAQGQFLGDAIAW, from the coding sequence ATGAAGCTTACTCAAATTCTCACAAAAAAGTTAACCAGCTTTTGGTTAGTGTCTTTGGCTGCCGTTGCCTTTGTTTTCTTACTTTGTGCCTTGATGAGCTTTATTCAGCTGACCTACAGGTTTCAACAAAGTAAGGTCACTGAACTCGAATCTATGATAGTGGCTCACTATCAACAACATGGTGAGCGCCAGTTAGATACATGGTTACCAGTCGTATTAAAAGCTTATCATGCTCAGCGTTTTCACTTAAATGTTGCTGATAAAGTCTTATTTACTTATCAAACAGATGTTCGCAGTATTTCTCATTCAAACCTTACTTTATATCAACATGTTATTGACGCAGACAGTGGCCTTAGTATGACGCTTGCGGTGCCTCCCCCTTTTAGCGCATATCAATTGGGGTGGTATGAAACGCTAATTCTGTTAATCGGACTTGGTGCCATTGGTGTGTTTGTTCGATACGGCTTAAAGTGGATTGGCCATGAGTTAGAGGGGGTAGAGCAACTTGCATTGCGCAGTAAATTAATTCTAGACGGTGATATTAAAGCGGCAAAGTCACAAGCCACTAATGGGCGCCCGCGGCTCATTAATCGCGCTATATCTCGTTTACTTGATGAGTTAGATGATGCCAAACAAGAGCGTGGCAGGCTAGATCAATTTATTCGAGCCAATACTTTTCTAGACCCAATCACGAACATTGGTAATAGGCTGTATCTTGAAAATCGTCTTGATGCATTAAGCCATGATAATAAAATGGTGGCCCATGGGGTGATATTTCTACTTGAATTTAATGATGATGCATTAATGGATGTTAAGGCTGATATTGAAGCTGATCGAATATTTTTAACCCAAATCGTTGCCACTATTTCGCCGCTTATTAATGAACATAGTGATGTTATTTTTGCCCGTAAAACCCCATTGCAGTTTATTATTGTTATTCCTCAATTATCATTAGATGAAGCAGATTTGTTGGCCGACAGGTTGTTAAGAAACTGCTTATTGGTTAAGCATCATCATATTGTCAACCACGATAATTATCTCCATTTTGGCGGCGCATTCTATAAAACCGGAGAGCAGCCATTACTGATCATTGAAGAGGCCGAAATGGCCTTGCGAGCGGCTCAATTGCAAAGAATTAATACATGGTTTATGTATGATAAAGGCGCTGTGGATCAGGAAATTGCCAAAGGCTCGGTAAGATGGCGCAGCTTTTTAGAAAACGCATTAGTTAATAAACGCTTTGTTGTTTTGACCCAGCCTGTGGTGGATAGTGATGACATTCCGCTACATTATGAAGTGTTTAGCCGTGTTAGAGATAATAAAAATAATGAAGTAAGAGCCACACTATTTATCCCAATGGCCAACAAATGTGGCTTAATGCCTCAGGTAGAAAGGCAGGTTATTGAGAAAGTATTATTTGGTTTAATGCAAAACAATACACTCACCTATAGTGTGAATTTAAGCATGGACACACTAACAAGTCGTGCTTTTATACGCTGGATCCAGTCGACTTTACTTGAGCACAGACCGCTGGCAGCAAGGTTAATATTTGAAGTGTCAGAAGATATTTTTATCAAATATCAGCAACATCCACAATTAGCCAAAACATTAACTATGCTATCGAAAATGGGCGCAAAGTTGAGTGTTGATCACGTAGGCAGGCAAGTTGTTGGTACACAATATATTCAAAATCAAGATTTTGATTTTGTAAAATTAGACCGTTCTATTATTCGCCAGGTGCATGAACGTCCTGAAAATCAGCTGTATATTCGTAGTCTTATTGGTGGCCTGTTACGTTCCAAAGCACAGGTGATAGCGGAAGGAGTAGAAATGTTTGAAGAGTGGCAAACATTGAAAATATTAGGTGTTAGCGCCGCTCAGGGGCAGTTTCTTGGCGATGCTATTGCCTGGTAA
- the priA gene encoding primosomal protein N': MPVYVEVALPVPLRRNFSYRVPEKYLAALTIGLRVKVPFGRQQLIGLITAITDQCDLAENQIKNITQVLDSEAILPESLYKLTLWAARYYFTTQGQMLSQALPVALRKGADTAPQAITLYALSEQGQQAQVSLLNRAPAQKKLFDALKLQSISHDEFLSLEYSKAALKALEDKGWVEQKTQAITIDLAWRQQLDITETPHKLNKQQAVAVSILNQQQGFHCSLLEGITGSGKTEVYLAVLETVLKQGKQALILVPEIGLTPQTINRFKRRFAVNIAVIHSGLTDNQRLDAWRQARSGQAAIIIGTRSALFTPMPFPGVIILDEEHDASFKQQEGVRYHARDLAVMRGHYEDIPVILGTATPSLESLQNAISGRYHHLTLSERAGAAQKVKQGIIDITNQPLKHGMSASLINEMRMHLDAGNQVLLFLNRRGFAPALLCHECGHLHECDRCDAFFTVHQGLNEICCHHCGNQYAIPKQCHKCGSTMLMGHGLGTEQLEQALTTLFPKYPVVRIDRDTTRRKGSLEKQLHGIHKGEYKILVGTQMLAKGHHFPDVTLVGLLDVDGALFSADFRAPERFGQLYTQVSGRAGRADKPGKVLLQTHQSDNPLLRSLLRQGYGEFAREQLKERQLALLPPAWHMVLIRAEAHLAADADSFLNQVSQLLPQDKDFEIIGPIPAPLDRKAGKYRRQLMFQAKSRQRLQIEFEKIIEFIEQLPQNKKCRWSIDRDPQDLM; the protein is encoded by the coding sequence ATGCCTGTGTATGTTGAAGTCGCCTTACCTGTGCCCTTGCGAAGAAACTTCAGTTATCGCGTCCCTGAAAAATACCTAGCTGCATTAACCATTGGTTTACGCGTTAAAGTCCCTTTTGGACGACAACAGCTTATCGGCTTAATTACTGCCATTACAGATCAATGTGATTTAGCTGAAAACCAAATCAAAAATATCACCCAGGTACTCGACTCAGAGGCTATTTTACCAGAATCTTTATATAAGCTAACTTTATGGGCTGCACGATATTACTTTACAACCCAGGGACAAATGCTTAGCCAAGCGCTACCAGTAGCGCTTCGCAAAGGGGCGGACACAGCACCACAAGCCATCACTCTTTACGCCCTTAGCGAACAAGGTCAACAAGCTCAAGTCAGTTTACTCAACCGTGCACCCGCTCAAAAAAAGTTATTTGACGCGCTTAAATTACAGTCTATATCCCATGATGAGTTTTTAAGTTTAGAGTATAGTAAAGCCGCATTAAAAGCGCTTGAAGATAAAGGCTGGGTTGAGCAAAAAACACAAGCTATCACCATTGATTTAGCCTGGCGCCAGCAATTAGACATCACCGAAACACCCCATAAACTCAACAAGCAACAAGCCGTAGCGGTATCGATTTTAAATCAACAACAAGGCTTCCACTGTAGTTTGCTCGAAGGTATTACCGGCTCAGGCAAAACAGAAGTGTATTTAGCCGTACTTGAAACCGTATTAAAACAGGGTAAGCAGGCGCTTATTTTGGTGCCTGAAATTGGTTTAACACCACAAACAATTAATCGTTTTAAACGTCGATTTGCTGTCAATATTGCGGTCATTCATTCCGGGCTTACCGACAACCAACGCCTTGATGCCTGGCGGCAAGCTAGAAGCGGCCAAGCCGCAATTATTATTGGCACCCGCTCGGCATTATTTACCCCAATGCCTTTTCCTGGGGTCATTATTTTAGATGAAGAACATGATGCCAGCTTTAAGCAACAAGAAGGCGTGCGCTACCATGCGCGCGACTTAGCCGTTATGCGAGGGCACTATGAAGACATCCCTGTCATTTTAGGCACAGCTACGCCCTCTTTAGAGTCATTGCAAAATGCCATATCTGGCCGATATCATCATCTGACGTTAAGTGAACGAGCCGGTGCGGCGCAAAAGGTTAAGCAAGGGATTATTGATATCACTAACCAGCCGCTTAAGCATGGTATGTCGGCCTCATTGATTAATGAAATGCGCATGCATTTAGATGCCGGCAATCAAGTGTTATTGTTTTTAAATCGTCGTGGCTTCGCGCCAGCATTGTTATGCCACGAGTGTGGGCATTTGCACGAGTGTGATCGCTGCGATGCTTTTTTTACTGTCCACCAAGGGTTGAACGAAATTTGCTGTCACCATTGTGGCAATCAATACGCCATTCCTAAGCAGTGTCATAAATGTGGTAGCACTATGTTAATGGGCCATGGTTTAGGCACTGAACAACTCGAACAAGCATTGACCACATTGTTTCCCAAGTACCCGGTAGTGCGTATAGACCGCGATACCACAAGACGTAAAGGATCGTTAGAAAAACAACTCCACGGTATTCATAAAGGGGAATATAAAATTCTAGTCGGCACCCAAATGTTGGCTAAAGGTCACCACTTTCCAGATGTGACCTTAGTCGGCTTATTAGATGTAGACGGTGCATTATTCAGTGCCGACTTTCGCGCACCTGAGCGGTTTGGTCAGCTGTACACCCAAGTATCTGGCCGTGCTGGGCGTGCTGATAAACCTGGTAAAGTATTACTGCAAACCCACCAAAGCGATAACCCATTACTGCGCAGTTTATTGCGCCAAGGTTACGGTGAATTTGCCCGAGAACAACTCAAAGAGCGTCAACTAGCTTTACTGCCACCGGCTTGGCACATGGTGCTTATTCGAGCTGAAGCGCACTTAGCTGCTGATGCCGACAGTTTTCTTAATCAAGTCAGCCAACTGCTGCCGCAAGATAAAGATTTTGAAATTATAGGCCCTATTCCGGCGCCATTAGACAGAAAAGCAGGCAAATATCGCCGCCAGTTAATGTTTCAAGCTAAGTCACGGCAACGATTACAAATCGAATTTGAAAAAATTATTGAATTCATAGAGCAACTGCCACAAAACAAAAAGTGCCGTTGGAGCATAGATCGCGACCCACAAGACCTAATGTAA
- a CDS encoding malic enzyme-like NAD(P)-binding protein translates to MSDIRQQALDYHEFPVPGKTAVCLTTPAQSSHDLALAYSPGVAEPVREIAADPENAYRYTNKGNTVAVITNGTAILGLGNLGPLASKPVMEGKSLLFKRFANIDSIDIEVTHRTSAEFINTVAAIADTFGGINLEDIKAPECFEIEKELIARCNIPVFHDDQHGTAIVTAAGMLNSLEIQGKNIKDAVFVCLGAGAAAIACMTMIVKCGALRENIYMLDRQGVIHTRRDDLNEYKALFANNTDKRTLKDVIEGADAFLGLSGADLLTEEDIKLMAPKPIIFACSNPDPEIKPELAHNIRQDLIMGTGRSDYPNQVNNVLCFPFIFRGALDVRAAVINDEMKLAAVYAIADLAKEPVPSEVLAAYPNVKSLSFGPEYVLPKPMDPRLLVNVARAVAQAAIDSGVAKINKIPAY, encoded by the coding sequence ATGTCAGATATTCGCCAACAAGCCCTCGATTATCATGAATTTCCCGTACCGGGCAAAACTGCCGTTTGTTTAACTACACCAGCACAATCAAGCCATGATTTAGCACTCGCATACAGCCCTGGTGTTGCAGAACCTGTGCGTGAAATTGCCGCCGACCCTGAGAATGCTTATCGATATACTAACAAGGGAAATACCGTTGCGGTTATTACCAATGGCACCGCTATTTTAGGGCTAGGAAATCTAGGCCCTTTGGCTTCAAAGCCTGTAATGGAAGGTAAATCGTTATTGTTTAAGCGTTTTGCTAATATTGATTCTATTGATATTGAGGTGACTCACCGTACATCAGCAGAATTTATTAATACCGTAGCGGCTATTGCAGATACTTTTGGCGGTATTAATCTAGAAGATATTAAAGCCCCTGAGTGTTTTGAAATTGAGAAAGAACTGATTGCCCGCTGTAATATTCCAGTATTTCATGATGACCAACATGGTACTGCAATTGTGACAGCTGCAGGCATGCTGAACTCGCTTGAAATTCAGGGCAAGAATATTAAAGATGCGGTATTTGTTTGCCTTGGTGCTGGGGCAGCCGCGATTGCCTGTATGACCATGATTGTAAAATGTGGCGCGTTACGTGAAAACATCTATATGTTGGATCGCCAGGGCGTGATTCATACTCGCCGTGATGATTTAAATGAATATAAAGCATTATTCGCCAATAACACTGACAAGCGCACCTTGAAGGATGTGATTGAGGGAGCTGATGCATTTTTAGGCTTATCTGGAGCTGACTTGCTGACTGAAGAAGATATTAAGCTGATGGCGCCTAAGCCAATAATTTTTGCTTGTTCTAATCCAGATCCTGAAATTAAACCGGAACTTGCCCACAATATCCGCCAAGATTTGATCATGGGTACAGGCCGCAGTGATTATCCTAATCAAGTTAATAACGTGCTTTGTTTCCCATTTATTTTCCGTGGTGCTTTAGATGTGCGTGCGGCAGTGATTAATGATGAGATGAAACTGGCAGCGGTTTATGCCATTGCTGATTTGGCCAAAGAGCCTGTGCCTAGCGAAGTGTTAGCAGCATACCCTAATGTTAAATCACTTAGCTTTGGGCCTGAATATGTTTTACCTAAACCAATGGACCCAAGATTGTTGGTTAATGTTGCTCGCGCGGTAGCACAAGCTGCAATTGATTCAGGTGTGGCTAAAATTAACAAAATACCAGCCTATTAA
- the rpmE gene encoding 50S ribosomal protein L31 yields MKTGIHPEYAEITATCTCGNIIKVNSTAGKSLHLDVCGACHPFYTGTQKIVDTGGRIDKFNKRFGALGKK; encoded by the coding sequence ATGAAAACAGGTATTCACCCAGAGTACGCAGAAATTACCGCAACTTGTACTTGTGGCAACATCATTAAAGTCAATTCAACTGCTGGCAAAAGCTTGCACTTGGACGTATGTGGTGCATGTCACCCATTCTACACTGGTACTCAGAAAATTGTTGATACTGGTGGTCGCATTGACAAGTTCAACAAGCGTTTCGGCGCACTTGGTAAAAAGTAA